In Priestia megaterium NBRC 15308 = ATCC 14581, the following proteins share a genomic window:
- a CDS encoding aldehyde dehydrogenase family protein, protein MRTNLKHFINGEWIESTGNETSDVINPATEKSIGKISLGTKEDLDKAVAAAKAALPTFSRTTKEERIKMLRNIAKGYEKRKQELIEVMTEELGAPLKISEEVHYEMGLSHFKEAANALEDYTFEKDHGSYKVVKESIGVSGLITPWNFPTNQTSTKIAGAIAAGSPMVLKPSELTPYAAMILAEIIDEAGVPKGAFNLVNGTGSTIGDGISSHPDIDFVSFTGSGAVGEKIMQNAAKTIKKVALELGGKSPLVVLEDADVEEAAKIAVSHIAMNTGQVCTAATRIIIPASMKEKFEEAVKKVLPSFPVGDPLNKDNVTGPLVAEKQWDRVQDYIKKGMDEGATLLTGGTGKPDGLETGYFVKPTVFTDVSNDMVIAQEEIFGPVTTIITYDDLEQALEIANDTIYGLAGYAVGKDQETLDYVAKNIRAGQIIVNDAEQDRAAPFGGFKQSGIGREWGAFGIEEYLEPKAIMGVKVPAKV, encoded by the coding sequence ATGCGTACAAATTTAAAACACTTTATTAACGGAGAATGGATTGAATCAACAGGAAACGAAACGTCAGATGTGATCAATCCTGCTACTGAAAAATCAATTGGTAAAATTAGCTTAGGTACAAAAGAAGATCTAGATAAAGCCGTGGCAGCAGCTAAAGCAGCTCTTCCCACATTTTCAAGAACAACAAAAGAAGAGCGAATTAAAATGCTTCGCAATATTGCAAAAGGATATGAAAAGCGTAAACAGGAGCTTATTGAAGTTATGACTGAAGAGCTTGGCGCTCCTTTAAAGATTTCAGAAGAAGTTCACTATGAAATGGGACTTAGCCACTTTAAAGAAGCAGCTAATGCACTTGAAGATTACACATTTGAAAAAGATCATGGAAGCTACAAGGTCGTGAAGGAGTCTATTGGAGTAAGCGGACTTATTACACCATGGAACTTCCCAACAAATCAGACTTCTACTAAAATTGCAGGAGCTATTGCAGCAGGAAGTCCAATGGTATTAAAACCATCAGAACTTACACCGTATGCAGCGATGATATTAGCAGAGATCATTGATGAAGCTGGTGTACCAAAAGGTGCTTTCAACCTTGTGAACGGAACGGGAAGCACAATCGGTGACGGTATTAGTTCTCACCCCGACATTGATTTTGTATCATTTACAGGATCAGGTGCTGTAGGCGAGAAAATTATGCAAAACGCGGCTAAAACAATCAAAAAAGTTGCGCTTGAACTAGGCGGAAAATCACCGCTAGTTGTATTAGAGGATGCGGATGTAGAAGAAGCGGCTAAAATAGCAGTTTCACACATTGCAATGAATACGGGGCAAGTATGTACGGCAGCAACGCGCATTATCATTCCTGCCTCTATGAAAGAAAAATTTGAAGAAGCAGTGAAGAAGGTTCTCCCATCATTCCCAGTTGGTGATCCATTAAATAAAGACAACGTAACTGGACCGCTCGTAGCGGAAAAACAGTGGGATCGCGTACAGGATTATATTAAAAAAGGAATGGACGAAGGTGCAACACTTCTTACTGGCGGAACGGGCAAACCAGACGGCTTAGAGACAGGATACTTTGTTAAACCGACAGTCTTTACTGACGTTTCAAATGATATGGTTATTGCACAAGAAGAAATCTTTGGACCTGTAACAACTATTATTACGTATGATGATCTAGAGCAAGCTCTTGAAATCGCAAATGATACAATTTATGGACTTGCAGGCTATGCGGTCGGAAAAGATCAAGAAACACTTGACTATGTTGCTAAAAATATTAGAGCTGGTCAAATCATCGTCAACGATGCCGAGCAAGACAGAGCTGCACCATTCGGTGGATTTAAGCAATCTGGTATTGGACGCGAGTGGGGAGCATTTGGTATTGAAGAATATCTAGAGCCAAAAGCGATCATGGGCGTTAAAGTTCCGGCAAAAGTATAA
- a CDS encoding MBL fold metallo-hydrolase yields MNREMHGSSSTESFIPMSSIASGKGVEVAPDIYSYTTQIVNVCFIGNPDKENSFVLVDAGMPNSASMIIKEAEERFGKEKKPKAIILTHAHFDHIGSIIELVEKWNIPVYVHPLELPYVTGKKNYPTPDGTVEGGLVAKLSPLFPTEAIDLGSHVQALPADGSVPHMPEWEWIHTPGHSPGHISLFRKQDLALIAGDAFVTTKQEYLLDVLEQELEISGPPRYLTTDWASAKRSVEVLQSLHPSVAVTGHGKPVSGEWLSTNLLKLTKNFDEIARPDYGKYV; encoded by the coding sequence TTGAATAGAGAGATGCACGGAAGTTCATCAACGGAAAGTTTCATTCCCATGAGCTCTATAGCCAGTGGAAAAGGAGTCGAAGTGGCACCGGATATCTACAGCTACACTACACAGATTGTTAACGTATGTTTTATAGGAAATCCAGACAAAGAAAATAGTTTTGTACTTGTGGATGCGGGAATGCCTAATTCGGCTTCTATGATTATCAAAGAGGCAGAAGAAAGGTTTGGAAAAGAAAAAAAACCAAAAGCAATTATTCTTACACATGCACATTTTGATCATATTGGATCTATTATTGAACTAGTGGAGAAGTGGAACATACCGGTATATGTACATCCACTTGAACTTCCATATGTGACGGGTAAAAAAAATTATCCTACACCAGATGGCACAGTGGAAGGCGGGCTCGTGGCAAAGCTTTCTCCGTTATTTCCAACGGAAGCCATTGATTTAGGCTCTCACGTGCAAGCTTTACCAGCCGACGGCTCTGTACCTCATATGCCGGAATGGGAATGGATTCACACCCCTGGTCATTCTCCAGGACATATTTCTCTTTTTAGAAAGCAGGATCTGGCGCTTATCGCAGGAGATGCTTTTGTTACCACTAAGCAAGAATATTTACTGGATGTACTAGAGCAAGAATTGGAAATTAGCGGTCCTCCTCGTTATTTAACTACGGACTGGGCATCTGCCAAAAGATCAGTTGAAGTGCTTCAGTCACTGCATCCGTCTGTGGCGGTGACCGGACATGGAAAACCAGTTTCCGGAGAATGGCTTTCAACTAATTTATTGAAGCTTACGAAGAATTTCGATGAAATTGCTCGTCCTGATTACGGCAAGTATGTATAA
- a CDS encoding LysE family transporter — MGAFFSYVLLGLSLAAPIGPINAAQLDKGIKNGFLHAWFLGIGATSVDALYMLVVYFGSVHFLSSDFMKTFLFSFGCFVLIYTGIEGLMSAGKITQHRNAKGDSVVKCFFSGFLISLTNPLTILFWLGIYGSVLAKTANTYETEQLILYSCAIFTGILCWDIAMAALASTFRRYLAATFLTAVSVISGLSLIGFGIYFGWQAVQQLII, encoded by the coding sequence GTGGGAGCTTTCTTTAGCTATGTATTATTAGGACTCTCGTTGGCGGCACCAATTGGTCCAATAAATGCAGCGCAGCTTGATAAAGGAATCAAAAATGGTTTTTTACATGCTTGGTTCTTAGGGATAGGAGCAACCTCGGTTGACGCTCTTTATATGCTTGTAGTGTATTTTGGATCCGTTCATTTTTTAAGCAGCGATTTTATGAAAACGTTTCTTTTTTCGTTTGGATGCTTCGTATTAATTTATACCGGTATTGAAGGGTTAATGAGCGCAGGGAAAATTACACAGCATCGGAACGCAAAAGGAGATTCTGTAGTAAAGTGTTTTTTTTCAGGTTTTTTAATTTCATTAACAAACCCGCTTACTATTCTTTTTTGGCTTGGTATTTATGGCTCTGTTTTAGCCAAAACAGCTAATACATACGAAACAGAACAGCTCATTTTATACAGCTGTGCTATTTTTACAGGGATTTTATGCTGGGATATTGCGATGGCAGCATTAGCAAGCACTTTTCGAAGGTACTTAGCAGCGACATTTTTGACTGCAGTTTCTGTTATATCCGGCCTTTCTCTAATAGGATTTGGTATATATTTCGGCTGGCAGGCTGTACAGCAATTGATTATTTAA